From one Streptomyces sp. ICC1 genomic stretch:
- a CDS encoding alpha/beta hydrolase, whose protein sequence is MQSEPAAELRHHTIQTPAGRLHLVEQGAGPLVLLVHGFPESWYSWRRQLPVLAAAGYRAVAIDVRGYGRSSKPASTDAYRMLDLVEDNVAAVRALGERSAVIVGHDWGSNIAASSALLHPEVFRAVGLLSVPYAPPGGPRPTDVFGRIGGPEQEFYVSYFQEPGRAEAEIEPDVRGWLAGFYAALSADTMPAEGGADPHFVTHGGRLRDRFPTGKLPAWLSEDDLSFYAAEFERTGLTGALNRYRNMDRDWEDLAPHRGAPIVQPSLFIGGTLDASTQWMADAIDAHSSTLPALSASHLLEGCGHWVQQERPDEVNRLLTDWLTTLRG, encoded by the coding sequence ATGCAGTCCGAGCCGGCAGCCGAGCTCCGCCATCACACCATCCAGACCCCGGCCGGGCGCCTGCACCTGGTCGAGCAGGGCGCCGGCCCGCTGGTCCTGCTCGTGCACGGCTTCCCCGAGTCCTGGTACTCCTGGCGCCGCCAGCTCCCGGTCCTCGCCGCCGCCGGCTACCGGGCGGTGGCGATCGACGTGCGCGGCTACGGCCGCTCCTCCAAGCCCGCCTCGACCGACGCCTACCGGATGCTCGACCTGGTGGAGGACAACGTCGCCGCGGTGCGCGCCCTGGGCGAGCGGAGCGCGGTGATCGTCGGCCACGACTGGGGATCCAACATCGCCGCCTCCTCCGCCCTGCTCCACCCGGAGGTCTTCCGCGCCGTCGGTCTGCTGAGCGTCCCCTACGCACCGCCCGGCGGCCCCCGTCCCACCGACGTCTTCGGCCGGATCGGCGGCCCTGAGCAGGAGTTCTACGTCTCCTACTTCCAGGAGCCCGGACGCGCCGAGGCGGAGATCGAGCCCGACGTCCGGGGCTGGCTCGCCGGCTTCTACGCGGCGCTGTCCGCCGACACCATGCCCGCCGAGGGCGGGGCCGACCCGCACTTCGTCACCCACGGCGGCCGGCTGCGCGACCGCTTCCCCACGGGCAAGCTCCCCGCCTGGCTGAGCGAGGACGACCTCAGCTTCTACGCCGCGGAGTTCGAGCGCACCGGCCTGACCGGCGCCCTCAACCGCTACCGCAACATGGACCGTGACTGGGAAGACCTCGCCCCCCACCGCGGAGCCCCGATCGTGCAGCCGTCCCTTTTCATCGGCGGCACCCTGGACGCCTCCACCCAATGGATGGCCGACGCCATCGACGCCCACTCCTCCACCCTCCCCGCCCTGTCCGCCTCCCACCTGCTGGAAGGCTGCGGCCACTGGGTCCAGCAGGAACGCCCCGACGAGGTCAACCGCCTGCTCACCGACTGGCTCACCACCCTCCGGGGCTGA
- a CDS encoding dienelactone hydrolase family protein, with the protein MAEVLVFHHGHGLTAGVRAFAGHLRRAGHTVHVPDLYEGRVFDSLDEGIGYAEKAGFATITARGIAAAGELPAELVYVGFSLGVLPAQKLAQTRPGAKGALLLEACVPVSEFGGAWPQDVPVQVHGMDADPFFAGEGDVDAARALVGTTADAELFLYPGDRHLFTDSSLPSYEEQAATELTHRVLGFLGRIE; encoded by the coding sequence ATGGCTGAGGTGCTGGTTTTCCACCACGGGCACGGGTTGACCGCCGGTGTTCGCGCGTTCGCCGGGCACTTGCGGCGGGCCGGACACACCGTCCACGTTCCGGACCTGTACGAGGGCCGGGTGTTCGACAGCCTGGATGAAGGCATCGGGTACGCCGAGAAGGCCGGGTTCGCCACGATCACCGCGCGCGGCATCGCCGCGGCCGGGGAACTGCCCGCAGAGCTCGTTTACGTCGGGTTCTCGCTCGGCGTCCTGCCGGCGCAGAAGCTGGCCCAGACCCGCCCCGGCGCAAAGGGCGCGCTGTTGCTCGAGGCGTGCGTCCCGGTATCGGAGTTCGGCGGGGCCTGGCCCCAGGACGTGCCGGTTCAGGTCCACGGCATGGACGCGGATCCGTTCTTCGCGGGGGAGGGCGATGTGGACGCCGCCCGCGCGCTCGTCGGGACGACGGCGGATGCCGAGCTGTTCCTCTACCCCGGCGACAGGCACCTGTTCACCGACAGCAGCCTCCCCTCCTACGAGGAGCAGGCCGCAACGGAGCTCACGCATCGGGTTCTCGGCTTCCTCGGCCGCATCGAGTAG
- a CDS encoding 2OG-Fe dioxygenase family protein — protein sequence MEETDHRRRSHSAGGGPGDGLDALREHGFARYGAEQLGIVPDGSAAGDLAGIREVFATLPPDPYAPGTNRYRRYSIAVYLPWKDELSWIPGTPDPVHGTVTDFSQGEDDPVSPRPRRVLPDIPEALRGNALLLRLLRWDIEQVLSLKDLGRRPLWAGVHLIRLGVDHPGQAAVSSPNCLHQDGGSASTFTFAHLISRTNVTGGQNVIATPGSAGLQPEDPWTDIHAGFTLTDPLDGYAVHDHRVSHYVGPVRAGSEPGPGERSVLIVGIAPYVPQL from the coding sequence GTGGAAGAGACTGATCACCGGCGGCGGTCGCACTCCGCTGGGGGTGGGCCGGGTGACGGGCTGGACGCTCTGCGCGAGCACGGGTTCGCCCGCTACGGCGCTGAGCAACTCGGTATCGTCCCGGACGGCTCCGCCGCAGGGGACTTGGCCGGTATCCGGGAGGTCTTCGCGACTCTGCCGCCCGACCCGTACGCACCGGGAACGAATCGGTACCGCCGGTACTCGATCGCCGTGTACCTGCCGTGGAAGGACGAACTGTCCTGGATTCCCGGGACCCCGGACCCCGTACACGGTACGGTCACCGACTTCTCCCAGGGCGAGGACGACCCCGTGTCCCCTCGGCCGCGGCGCGTGCTTCCCGACATCCCCGAGGCGCTGCGCGGCAACGCTCTGCTGTTGCGGCTCCTGCGCTGGGACATCGAACAGGTCCTGTCCCTGAAGGATCTGGGGAGACGGCCGCTGTGGGCCGGTGTCCATCTGATCAGGCTCGGCGTCGACCATCCCGGCCAGGCCGCCGTTTCCTCCCCGAACTGCTTGCACCAGGACGGAGGTTCGGCCAGCACCTTCACTTTCGCCCACCTGATCAGCCGTACCAACGTCACCGGCGGCCAGAACGTCATCGCCACACCGGGCAGCGCGGGCCTCCAGCCCGAGGATCCGTGGACGGACATCCACGCCGGCTTCACCCTCACCGACCCCCTGGATGGCTACGCCGTCCACGACCACAGGGTCAGCCACTACGTCGGCCCGGTCCGGGCGGGCTCCGAGCCCGGACCGGGTGAACGGTCCGTCCTCATCGTCGGCATCGCCCCGTACGTACCCCAGCTGTGA
- a CDS encoding small ribosomal subunit Rsm22 family protein codes for MNHDSAPTTTPETLRAALGRLLDGLPQKQATAAVERLIANYRGLTPTNTPVLRNRSDVAAYAAYRMPATFEAVRSALDGLAEAAPRWSPGSHVDIGGGTGSAAWAVDATWGGPRTTTVLDWADPALVLGKELAAASASPALRAAEWHRAVIGAGMKVPEADLVTVSYVLGELTPEARRAVVAEAARAGQAVVLIEPGTPEGYLRVREAREQLIEAGMRVAAPCPHDGTCPIEVGQDWCHFSTRVSRSSLHRQVKGGSLPYEDEKFSYVAATRFPVEPAASRITRRPQIRKGLVLLELCGPLEGEGAGLTRVNVTKRHGDLYKAARDVDWGQAWPPPQEA; via the coding sequence GTGAACCACGACTCCGCCCCCACCACCACCCCCGAGACCCTGCGCGCGGCGCTCGGCCGGCTGCTCGACGGACTCCCGCAGAAGCAGGCCACGGCCGCGGTGGAACGGCTGATCGCCAACTACCGCGGGCTGACCCCGACCAACACGCCCGTCCTGCGGAACCGCTCGGACGTCGCGGCCTACGCGGCCTACCGGATGCCCGCCACCTTCGAGGCCGTACGGTCCGCCCTCGACGGCCTCGCCGAGGCGGCGCCCCGGTGGTCCCCGGGCTCGCACGTGGACATCGGCGGCGGCACCGGATCCGCGGCCTGGGCGGTGGACGCCACCTGGGGCGGCCCGCGCACGACCACGGTGCTGGACTGGGCGGACCCGGCGCTGGTCCTCGGCAAGGAGCTGGCGGCGGCCTCCGCCTCGCCGGCGCTGCGGGCCGCAGAGTGGCACCGGGCGGTCATCGGCGCCGGGATGAAGGTCCCCGAGGCGGACCTCGTGACGGTGTCGTACGTCCTGGGCGAGCTGACCCCGGAGGCCCGCCGGGCGGTCGTCGCCGAGGCGGCGCGGGCCGGGCAGGCCGTGGTGCTGATCGAGCCGGGCACGCCGGAGGGCTACCTGCGCGTCCGCGAGGCACGCGAGCAGCTGATCGAGGCGGGGATGCGGGTCGCCGCGCCGTGCCCGCACGACGGGACCTGCCCGATCGAGGTCGGGCAGGACTGGTGCCACTTCTCGACGCGGGTCAGCCGCTCCTCCCTGCACCGGCAGGTCAAGGGCGGCTCGCTCCCGTACGAGGACGAGAAGTTCAGCTACGTGGCCGCGACCCGCTTCCCGGTGGAGCCGGCCGCCTCGCGGATCACGCGGAGGCCGCAGATCCGCAAGGGGCTGGTCCTGCTGGAGCTGTGCGGTCCCCTGGAAGGCGAGGGGGCCGGCCTGACCCGGGTCAACGTGACCAAGCGCCACGGCGACCTCTACAAGGCGGCGCGGGACGTCGACTGGGGCCAGGCCTGGCCGCCTCCGCAGGAGGCCTGA
- a CDS encoding MFS transporter, producing MVCDSMSMSLLYVVFFAIGTAETLYDSSTAAWLPTLVEPKDLARANGRLQTTYVICNEFVGPPVGGFIFAAAAFAPFALGTAGYLAAVGLLALIPAAAKRRQEAEHKPLTVRSVKEDIGVGARWYWSSPMLRAMSLVAAAGNAASAASYGILSSHCDNRSSRTTRGSPG from the coding sequence GTGGTCTGCGACAGCATGTCGATGTCGCTGCTGTACGTGGTCTTCTTCGCGATCGGCACCGCCGAGACCCTGTACGACAGTTCGACAGCCGCGTGGCTGCCGACGCTCGTCGAGCCGAAGGACCTGGCCCGGGCCAACGGCCGACTGCAGACGACGTACGTCATCTGCAACGAATTCGTCGGGCCTCCGGTCGGCGGGTTCATCTTCGCCGCCGCGGCGTTCGCACCCTTCGCCCTGGGCACAGCGGGTTACCTGGCCGCGGTGGGCCTGCTCGCTCTGATCCCCGCAGCAGCCAAGCGCCGCCAGGAGGCGGAGCACAAGCCGCTGACGGTGAGAAGCGTCAAGGAGGACATCGGCGTCGGTGCCCGGTGGTACTGGTCCTCGCCCATGCTCCGGGCGATGAGTCTGGTCGCCGCGGCGGGGAACGCGGCCAGTGCGGCGAGCTACGGAATCCTGTCGTCACACTGCGACAACAGATCGTCCCGAACAACGCGCGGATCGCCCGGGTGA
- a CDS encoding helix-turn-helix transcriptional regulator, translated as MTGDDPDGTSAAMGPRLRAARERHGATLAGISRTTGISPSTLSRIETGRRKPTLEVVLQLAKEYGVSLDELAGTAPSPVSGPRTSAPPSPGAGKAVLPLTRYVGGLHAHKHVLPAVEEPPARPRQVSHEGYEWLCVLYGRLWLALGSQDLVLTAGDVAEFDTRTPHGVANAGPGGPVEYLILFGPQGERLRPRTRSDPGRGSHWPAAP; from the coding sequence GTGACAGGCGACGACCCGGACGGCACGTCGGCGGCGATGGGGCCCAGGCTGCGGGCCGCGCGCGAGCGGCACGGCGCCACGCTCGCCGGTATCAGCCGTACGACCGGCATCTCGCCGAGCACGCTGTCGCGGATCGAGACCGGCCGACGCAAACCCACGCTGGAGGTGGTGCTGCAACTGGCGAAGGAGTACGGCGTCTCCCTCGACGAGCTGGCCGGTACCGCGCCCTCCCCGGTGTCCGGGCCGCGCACCTCGGCGCCGCCGAGTCCCGGCGCCGGCAAGGCGGTGCTGCCGCTCACCCGGTACGTCGGCGGCTTGCACGCCCACAAACACGTACTGCCCGCCGTCGAGGAACCGCCCGCGCGGCCCCGGCAGGTCTCCCACGAGGGCTACGAGTGGCTGTGCGTTCTGTACGGGCGACTGTGGCTCGCGCTGGGCAGCCAGGATCTCGTCCTGACCGCCGGGGACGTCGCCGAGTTCGACACCCGCACCCCGCACGGGGTGGCGAACGCCGGACCCGGCGGGCCGGTCGAGTACCTGATCTTGTTCGGGCCGCAGGGCGAACGGCTGCGCCCGCGGACCAGGTCGGACCCCGGCCGCGGGAGCCATTGGCCCGCAGCTCCGTGA